One Hermetia illucens chromosome 4, iHerIll2.2.curated.20191125, whole genome shotgun sequence DNA segment encodes these proteins:
- the LOC119654209 gene encoding F-box/LRR-repeat protein 4-like isoform X3, with protein sequence MTSEASISVLDDYCLEHIFSFLEILDQYNIGKAYPEFKAIIKRIIGKDLFIFNELCGCTSLPEATEFLTEYGPAIKKILLTLGAVQKTHDFYFLIPTHCHNIEEFQYYFPYPLDDKMMEMTFEASKNIKVLYWNQSQLSDDQSLLISNLKELESLDIEMSGEITGLHLNKLTKLKELNIEGCGGFTSEHFIDLCKATKLKRLNIIDCLSLDQAAFDALLKTQTDLEEIAINRCYQKANVNLLVHLPNLRRVHISWYSHKAGVETDLVNLLAQHHSEALQTLQIYSPENLSETKRAGILKMINLRRLSLIKDGMLDDEFLKKISRRCSKLEAIDIRYSMNVTVEGIIELVKNLKDLCYLDLRSCELFDDSLYPKLVEVKRNCQGSKSLKVFVSDTGLKEESFRDSADYLALRRFVELSFDTEE encoded by the exons ATGACTTCGGAAGCTTCAATCTCAGTTCTAGATGATTATTGTTTGGAGcatattttcagttttcttgaAATTCTGGATCAATACAACATAGGAAAAGCCTACCCTGAGTTTAAAGCCATTATCAAACGCATTATCGGAAAAgatcttttcatttttaacgAACTCTGCGGTTGCACTTCACTGCCAGAAGCAACTGAATTTCTCACTGAATACGGTCCTGCAATAAAAAAGATACTTCTCACTCTTGGCGCCGTCCAGAAAACACATGACTTTTATTTTCTCATCCCAACTCATTGTCACAATATCGAAGAATTCCAATATTATTTTCCCTACCCCTTGGATGACAAGATGATGGAAATGACATTCgaagcatcaaagaacatcaaaGTTCTCTACTGGAACCAAAGCCAATTATCGGATGATCAGAGCCTCCTGATAAGCAATCTTAAGGAACTGGAAAGTCTAGACATAGAGATGTCAGGTGAAATCACGGGACTTCACCTTAATAAATTGACCAAGCTCAAGGAGTTAAATATTGAGGGCTGCGGTGGATTCACATCAGAACACTTCATTGACCTGTGCAAAGCAACTAAATTGAAAAGGCTCAACATCATAGATTGCTTAAGTCTGGATCAAGCCGCCTTCGATGCCCTGCTCAAAACTCAAACCGACTTAGAAGAAATTGCAATTAATCGTTGCTATCAGAAAGCGAACGTAAACCTTCTCGTGCACCTGCCCAACCTTCGGCGCGTCCATATTTCTTGGTATTCTCATAAAGCTGGAGTAGAAACTGACCTGGTTAACCTTTTGGCCCAGCATCACTCTGAAGCACTTCAAACATTGCAAATATACAGTCCTGAAAATCTTAGTGAAACGAAACGTGCTGGTATTTTGAAAATGATCAATTTACGTAGATTATCCTTGATTAAAGATGGAATGCTCGATGATGAGTTTTTGAAGAAGATCTCTAGGCGTTGTTCCAAATTAGAGGCTATTGATATCAGATATTCAATGAATGTCACAGTCGAAGGAATCATTGAGCTTGTAAAAAATTTAAAGGACCTTTGTTATTTGGATTTGAGATCCTGCGAACTATTCGACGATTCATTGTACCCGAAATTGGTAGAAGTTAAGCGGAATTGTCAGGGGTCAAAGTCCTTGAAGGTCTTTGTATCGGATACTGGgttgaaagaagaatcctttAGG GATTCAGCGGACTATCTAGCCTTAAGAAGATTTGTGGAGCTGTCATTCGATACTGAGGAATAG
- the LOC119654209 gene encoding F-box/LRR-repeat protein 2-like isoform X1, with the protein MDTAQQPTPDLDDFCLEHIFRFLRIRDYLNVSNACPKFEVIIKRILTREMFNFNSIYENTSLSEATEILAKYGHAIKKLLIELKFGYHKNIRDYCELVPTNCPNIEEIQFNFPGKVDREIMEVILRGSKNIKVLRCNTLELLDDHCLLMSHLRELENLDIKNNRAISGIHLNNLTKLKDLNLQGCYGLKSEHFIEICKGTKLERLNIASCINLNEAAFEVLLQTQSELEEIRINHWYQNGNVEHVARLPNLKHVNISWYSQKKESKGTELVNILASCNSDAIQTLRIFRPKNFTQAQRAGILKLSNLLTLSFVADMDLNDLFLAKVSEACPNLEEIDISESKNVTNDGIIELVQNLEGLRSLDLRCCRQIDGSLYRKIVAIRTKSKKAKCLLVYVWNTELEKMYFETPEDYFKLRKFVKLSFIPNF; encoded by the exons ATGGACACTGCGCAACAACCTACTCCAGATTTGGATGATTTCTGCCTAGAACACATTTTTAGGTTTCTCAGAATCCGTGATTATCTAAACGTTAGCAATGCCTGTCCTAAATTTGAAGTCATAATTAAACGGATACTCACGAGAGAAATGTTTAATTTTAATAGTATCTATGAAAACACGTCACTGTCCGAAGCAACCGAAATTTTAGCTAAATACGGTCATGCCAtaaaaaagttattaatagAACTGAAATTTGGATATCATAAAAATATTAGAGACTATTGCGAACTCGTTCCAACAAATTGTCCAAACATTGAAGAAATCCAGTTCAACTTTCCTGGCAAAGTAGATCGTGAGATAATGGAGGTGATACTTAGAGGATCAAAAAATATCAAGGTACTCCGCTGCAACACACTTGAACTGCTTGATGACCACTGTCTTCTCATGAGTCACCTAAGAGAGCTGGAAAATCTTGACATTAAAAACAACCGAGCTATATCAGGAATTCATTTGAATAACTTAACGAAACTCAAGGATCTAAATCTTCAGGGATGTTATGGTTTGAAGTCAGaacatttcattgaaatttgcaAGGGGACCAAGTTGGAAAGGCTCAACATTGCAAGTTGCATAAATCTCAATGAAGCAGCATTTGAAGTCCTGCTGCAAACTCAATCAGAACTGGAAGAAATCAGGATCAACCATTGGTACCAAAACGGCAATGTAGAACACGTGGCCCGTTTACCAAACCTTAAGCACGTCAATATTTCTTGGTATTcacaaaagaaagaaagtaaaGGGACTGAACTCGTGAACATCCTTGCCAGTTGCAACTCGGATGCTATTCAAACGTTACGAATATTCCGGCCCAAAAATTTTACGCAGGCCCAGCGGGCAGGCATTCTGAAATTATCCAATCTGCTGACACTATCCTTTGTTGCTGATATGGACCTCAATGACCTCTTCTTAGCAAAAGTTTCTGAAGCTTGTCCCAATTTAGAAGAAATCGATATCTCAGAATCAAAGAATGTCACAAATGATGGCATCATTGAACTTGTACAAAACTTGGAGGGACTCCGCTCTTTGGATCTGCGGTGTTGCAGGCAAATCGATGGATCATTATACAGGAAAATTGTTGCCATCAGAACTAAATCAAAAAAGGCGAAATGCCTGCTAGTTTATGTCTGGAATACTGAATTGGAGAAGATGTACTTTGAG ACTCCTGAAGATTACTTCAAATTAAGGAAATTTGTGAAACTATCATTCATTCCGAACTTTTGA